TTTTGATTTCACTAATATGGGCTTACCCTTGACGAAATCAGAATGTAAAAAAACTTCATCTTAAAGAGGAAATCCATGGCTGAAAATCATTATTATAACGCAAAAGACTTAGGAAAATTTGGAGAAATTGGCCGCACGAATCCCGCCCTAGCTGATAAATTTTTTGGATATTACAATGCAGTGATGGCAGAAGGAGCTCTCACCGAAAGAGAAAAAGCATTGATTGCTCTTGCAGTGGCTCATGCTCTCAAATGCCCATATTGTATTGATGCATATACAACCACCTCACTACAAAAAGGTGCTGATGAAGCACAAATGAATGAAGCAGTCCACGTAGCAGCAGCAATGGCAGCTGGTATCAACTTGGTTCACAGTGTTCAAATGCAAAATAAAATCGATGAACTTTCGTTTTAAGTTATGAATATAACCGAACAACATTCCACCTTACAAAATTATAGTGGGAATCCGTTTTTGAAAACGGTTGGAAAATCCATCAAAGCTCGTTCGGTTAAGGTATTCCAAATCAATGTTGGCAAGTGGTGTAACCAAGCTTGTCGGCATTGCCATGTGGATGCTTCTCCTATAAGGACCGAGATGATGGACAAAGAAACAGCTGAACTTTGTATCAACCTCATTTCGAAACTTCCTGAGGTGGAAACTGTTGACATCACTGGTGGTGCACCCGAAGGGAATCCACATTTCAAATACTTAGTCACAGAAGCAAGACGTCTTGGCAAACGAGTCATTGACAGGTGTAATCTAACGATACTGGAAGAACCAGGTTATGAATGGTTGTATGAGTTTTTGCGAGAAAACCAAGTGGAAATCATTTCCTCTTTACCATCTGTATTAGAAAATGTGACAGACAACCAAAGAGGAAAAGGTGTTTACCAAAAGTCAATTACCGCCTTAAAGAAGTTAAATGCTTTAGGATATGGTACAACACTTCCCATCCATTTGGTTTATAACCCTAACGGTTTGTTTTTGAGTTCGGGTCAGTCTCAATTAGAAAAAGAATACAAAGACAGTTTGTTAAAAAAATATGGAATCGTATTTAACCAATTGTTTTGTATCAATAACCTTCCCATCAATCGGTTTTTAGGATCACTTGTGCGAAATGGTAAATTTGAAATGTACATGGAAACTTTGGTGAACGCTTACAATCCTGCTACTGTGAATGGACTTATGTGTCTTGACCAAATTTCGGTAGGATATGATGGCTCTATTTACGATTGTGATTTTAACCAAATGTTAGAACTAAAATCAAAAGAAGTAAAACACATCAAAGATTTCGATTTGCACTCCTTTCTTGGTCGCGAAATCGTTGTAGCAAACCATTGTTATGGATGTACAGCTGGAGCAGGATCTAGTTGTGGTGGGGAAATTGTATAAATGTCGATTCAAAATGAAAAAGATTTAAAAGGGATTTTAAGAGCTGGTAAATTTGTCGCAAAAGTTCGAGAACTTTTAAAATTGTTAGCAAAACCAGGTGTTTCCACCTTGGAACTCGATATGGCAGCCAAACAAGAGTTTGAGAAAGCGGGTGCATTTTCAGCTCCTAAGTTTGATTATAAATTCCCTGGATATACTTGTATCAGTACCAATTTTGAAATTGCTCATGGGATTCCAAAAAAAGAAACCATTTTAAAAGAAGGGGATTTGGTAAATGTGGATGTGTCTGCAAAACTCGATGGTTATTATGCAGATACAGGGATTTCTTTCGTAGTTGGTAAATCAAATCACACATTGGAAAAACTTTGTGAGACCGCTATTGAAGGAACGATGCGTGCCACAAAACAAGCATTTACTGGAAATTACCTACGACATATAGGTAGAGAAATTCACACTGCCGCCAAAGAAAATGGTTTTACTGTAATCAAAAATTTAGCAGGTCATGGAACTGGAAAAAAACTCCACGAAGAACCACAAGTTTTGGTTTATGAAGATAAAAGAGACCAT
The sequence above is a segment of the Leptospira sp. WS39.C2 genome. Coding sequences within it:
- a CDS encoding arsenosugar biosynthesis-associated peroxidase-like protein, with the protein product MAENHYYNAKDLGKFGEIGRTNPALADKFFGYYNAVMAEGALTEREKALIALAVAHALKCPYCIDAYTTTSLQKGADEAQMNEAVHVAAAMAAGINLVHSVQMQNKIDELSF
- the arsS gene encoding arsenosugar biosynthesis radical SAM (seleno)protein ArsS (Some members of this family are selenoproteins.); this encodes MNITEQHSTLQNYSGNPFLKTVGKSIKARSVKVFQINVGKWCNQACRHCHVDASPIRTEMMDKETAELCINLISKLPEVETVDITGGAPEGNPHFKYLVTEARRLGKRVIDRCNLTILEEPGYEWLYEFLRENQVEIISSLPSVLENVTDNQRGKGVYQKSITALKKLNALGYGTTLPIHLVYNPNGLFLSSGQSQLEKEYKDSLLKKYGIVFNQLFCINNLPINRFLGSLVRNGKFEMYMETLVNAYNPATVNGLMCLDQISVGYDGSIYDCDFNQMLELKSKEVKHIKDFDLHSFLGREIVVANHCYGCTAGAGSSCGGEIV
- the map gene encoding type I methionyl aminopeptidase — encoded protein: MSIQNEKDLKGILRAGKFVAKVRELLKLLAKPGVSTLELDMAAKQEFEKAGAFSAPKFDYKFPGYTCISTNFEIAHGIPKKETILKEGDLVNVDVSAKLDGYYADTGISFVVGKSNHTLEKLCETAIEGTMRATKQAFTGNYLRHIGREIHTAAKENGFTVIKNLAGHGTGKKLHEEPQVLVYEDKRDHRKLNQGLVLAIESFVSTGSQTAYEESDGWTLVAGNRQGELSYVAQCEHTVIVQNGKPIIVTL